One part of the Mya arenaria isolate MELC-2E11 chromosome 3, ASM2691426v1 genome encodes these proteins:
- the LOC128227037 gene encoding uncharacterized protein LOC128227037 encodes MKGIVLMLCLVAGVHSWSFWRGSPRVEPHEDVDQACRQAAAQGNCEFYRCLERRFPCGHDGYATKIGLHFCARADELHSQFTPQGKLFMNGSKTCVTSTLLPVYESYSARCDDIEDAGADAMRTCSYNEYAGMSSCTFIRSNMDVYNQMLGTDEVSRLMGLGNARLLFRIFVDGARCGATVASERFTSLGGSIMGSVGDLADGVSNWWRNL; translated from the exons ATGAAGGGTATAGTATTGATGCTGTGTTTGGTGGCCGGCGTTCACTCCTGGAGCTTCTGGAGGGGTTCTCCGAGGGTCGAGCCACATGAAG ATGTTGACCAGGCGTGCCGACAGGCGGCGGCACAGGGCAACTGCGAGTTTTACCGGTGTCTGGAGCGGCGTTTCCCCTGCGGCCATGATGGCTACGCCACCAAAATTGGCCTCCACTTCTGCGCCCGAGCGGACGAGCTTCATAGCCAGTTTACGCCCCAG GGTAAATTGTTCATGAACGGATCAAAAACATGTGTGACGTCGACCCTACTTCCGGTGTACGAGAGTTATTCCGCGCGCTGTGATGATATCGAGGACGCTGGAGCAGACGCGATGCGCACGTGCAGCTATAATGAATACGCGGGCATGAGCTCGTGCACCTTCATCCGCTCGAACATGGACGTGTACAACCAGATGTTGGGCACGGACGAGGTGTCCAGGCTTATGGGTCTTGGAAACGCCAG gCTGCTGTTCCGTATATTTGTGGATGGCGCGCGTTGTGGGGCGACAGTGGCCTCCGAACGATTCACGAGCCTAGGTGGGTCCATCATGGGGAGCGTTGGGGATCTCGCGGACGGTGTCTCCAACTGGTGGCGCAATTTGTAA
- the LOC128228637 gene encoding uncharacterized protein LOC128228637 translates to MMRKCRVIKVLLWLIAIVMVPYLYIEITFTVRYLFRHANTSSSCIIPSLNPYDPSIMKYVWDPKPLTCDTSTNILTVDNHGLVIFNKSALALLKLSMNQVSCTYSILRRQNDDVSVKFDEPITLSPPTRVNADFFYTECSIDGKLIFDKILTNVAKESVHRTTPLLEESAHHLSVVMFGVDSVSRSASIRKLPKTIRYLREELGSYDFKGYMKVGENTLPNLTPLLTGRRVWTSEVPIKDYTTDPFDPFPFLWRNFSERGAATLYAEDYPEIGTFNYLTRGFVRPPADHYMRPFWLGLIDRERMRNKLGPIFLYLENKNVNLQGGGSTLCYKDRPKHVVLIDYLKQFLITYKNKRKMMLSFLVEFSHEYPNFLSYGDDDFLEFLKWMKTNGHLDNTVLVFFSDHGSRIDKIRNTFVGRIEDRMPMLHMVIPDHIKSKFPNVDTSLKINLNRLTTPFDVHQTMIDVLNSDFETPTKSFIDGTVRSLSLFKSIPEGRSCTDAWVPENYCACYTFTPVNASDQTAKTLAEAVIRDLNKRLAVEPQCATLALDRVTDVRHVLSGLQHMETENKGISLMQFFRPEDRALQRYDLTIETVPGHGAFEATYHVTSGSEFRLVGDIVRVNKYGSQSACITDKLLRPLCYCKAQ, encoded by the exons ATGATGAGGAAGTGTCGTGTGATAAAAGTGTTGTTATGGCTAATTGCCATTGTAATGGTGCCATACTTGTACATAGAAATAACGTTTACGGTGCGTTACCTGTTCCGACATGCGAACACGAGCAGCTCGTGCATCATTCCCAGCCTGAATCCATACGACCCGTCCATCATGAAGTACGTATGGGACCCTAAACCGCTCACCTGTGACACGTCAACCAACATTCTTACAGTTGATAACCATGGGCTTGtgatattcaataaaagtgCCTTAGCTCTTCTGAAACTTTCAATGAATCAAGTTTCATGCACATACAGCATACTTCGACGTCAAAATGACGACGTTTCAGTAAAGTTTGACGAGCCGATAACGCTGTCACCGCCCACACGAGTGAATGCAGATTTCTTTTACACAGAATGCTCAATTGACGGGAAGCtcatatttgacaaaattctcACAAATGTTGCTAAGGAATCCGTGCATCGAACGACCCCTCTCCTGGAGGAGTCTGCTCACCATTTAAGCGTCGTTATGTTTGGTGTCGACTCCGTCTCCCGCTCGGCTTCCATACGGAAGCTGCCAAAAACCATCCGTTACCTTCGAGAAGAACTGGGCTCCTACGACTTTAAAGGTTATATGAAG gtTGGCGAGAACACGCTGCCAAATCTGACGCCGCTGTTGACTGGCCGGCGCGTGTGGACTTCCGAGGTCCCCATCAAAGATTACACCACTGACCCATTCGACCCATTTCCCTTCCTGTGGCGCAACTTCTCGGAGCGGGGCGCCGCAACACTGTACGCGGAGGACTATCCGGAAATAGGCACGTTTAACTATCTCACACGTGGTTTTGTGAGGCCACCCGCCGACCATTATATGCGGCCCTTCTGGCTAGGCCTGATTGACCGTGAGCGCATGCGCAACAAACTTGGCCCCATTTTTCTATACTTGGAGAACAAGAACGTGAATCTGCAGGGTGGTGGATCTACGCTGTGTTACAAGGACCGCCCAAAACATGTGGTTCTGATCgattatttgaaacaatttttgatTACTTACAAAAATAAGAGAAAAATGATGCTTTCTTTCTTAGTTGAGTTTAGTCACGAATACCCAAACTTCCTTTcttatggtgatgatgattTCTTAGAGTTTTTGAAATGGATGAAAACTAACGGGCATTTAGACAATACAGTTTTAGTGTTTTTTAGTGACCATGGTTCTCGAATTGATAAAATTAGGAATACATTTGTGGGGAGAATTGAGGACCGCATGCCTATGCTGCACATGGTGATTCCAGATCATATAAAATCAAAGTTTCCAAATGTAGATACTAGTCTCAAAATTAATCTTAACCGATTAACCACACCATTCGATGTTCATCAAACCATGATTGACGTCTTAAATAGTGATTTCGAAACACCAACAAAGTCTTTCATTGACGGCACCGTTCGAAGTCTTAGTTTATTTAAGTCCATACCAGAGGGCCGCTCGTGCACGGACGCCTGGGTGCCGGAGAACTACTGCGCGTGCTACACTTTCACTCCCGTTAACGCCTCAGACCAAACTGCCAAAACTTTGGCGGAAGCTGTGATAAGAGATCTCAACAAACGGCTAGCAGTCGAGCCTCAGTGTGCTACACTCGCGTTAGACCGGGTGACTGACGTCCGACACGTGCTGAGCGGCCTACAACACATGGAAACGGAAAACAAAGGAATATCTTTGATGCAGTTTTTCCGGCCGGAAGATCGCGCCTTGCAGCGGTATGACCTCACCATTGAGACCGTCCCCGGTCACGGAGCATTCGAGGCGACATATCACGTGACCTCTGGTTCGGAGTTCCGCTTGGTTGGTGATATTGTCCGTGTAAACAAGTATGGGAGTCAATCGGCCTGTATCACAGACAAGCTGCTCAGACCTCTGTGTTACTGTAAGGCTCAATAG
- the LOC128227038 gene encoding uncharacterized protein LOC128227038, which produces MNGSKTCVTSTLLPVYESYSARCGDIEEDGANAMRSCSYNEYGGMSSCTFIRSNMDVYNQMLGVDEVSRLMGLGNARLLARIFVDGARCGATVASERFLLLGGTINNFLGSVWESAGDFADGVSSWWGNL; this is translated from the exons ATGAACGGATCAAAGACATGTGTGACGTCGACCTTACTGCCGGTGTACGAGAGTTATTCCGCACGCTGTGGCGATATTGAGGAAGATGGAGCGAACGCGATGCGCTCGTGCAGCTATAACGAGTACGGAGGAATGAGCTCGTGCACTTTTATCCGCTCGAACATGGACGTGTACAACCAGATGTTGGGTGTGGACGAGGTTTCCAGGCTTATGGGTCTTGGAAACGCAAG GCTGCTGGCTCGTATATTTGTGGATGGTGCGCGGTGTGGGGCGACCGTAGCTTCTGAACGGTTTTTGCTCCTAGGCGGAACCATCAACAACTTCCTCGGGAGCGTATGGGAGAGCGCCGGGGATTTCGCGGACGGCGTCTCCAGCTGGTGGGGCAACTTGTAG
- the LOC128228984 gene encoding uncharacterized protein LOC128228984, with product MRVLLLFTVAVLGRALALPSWLSFSDTDNPSQEITANTEITAAEARECMQKAAWGRCEFYDCLEQKFACGPNGYTNKISKHFCTKIDADFDSFDTFGKRWLNQTSICLVSYMRTIYEQAATSCLDIKNAGIEAILACNEGVVDGQDFCDFLDTNGAAYNNLMGLQEVQLMLGLRDVRVFRSMIEDAVTCGVGSLADRARSVGASISGFFSRVSSYMFS from the exons ATGAGGGTTCTGCTTTTGTTTACCGTGGCGGTCCTAGGCCGCGCCCTGGCGCTCCCATCCTGGTTATCCTTTAGTGACACGGACAACCCGTCACAAGAGATCACCGCAAACACAG AAATCACAGCTGCTGAGGCCCGTGAATGTATGCAAAAGGCCGCCTGGGGGCGCTGCGAGTTCTACGACTGCCTCGAGCAGAAGTTTGCATGCGGACCAAATGGCTACACGAACAAGATCAGCAAGCACTTTTGCACCAAGATCGACGCTGACTTCGACAGTTTTGATACTTTT GGTAAGCGTTGGTTGAACCAGACGAGCATCTGTCTGGTGAGCTACATGCGGACCATCTACGAACAGGCGGCCACTTCCTGCCTCGACATCAAGAACGCCGGCATTGAGGCCATCCTCGCGTGCAACGAAG GCGTGGTGGACGGACAGGATTTTTGCGATTTCTTGGACACAAACGGGGCCGCCTACAATAACTTGATGGGTCTACAGGAGGTGCAGCTCATGCTCGGGCTCCGTGACGTCAG GGTGTTCCGGAGCATGATCGAGGACGCTGTCACGTGCGGAGTTGGGAGTCTGGCGGACAGAGCACGATCTGTTGGCGCCAGCATATCCGGATTCTTTAGCCGCGTCTCCAGCTACATGTTCAGCTAG